Within Nocardia fluminea, the genomic segment GTGGTCGGGTCACCGGCGATTTCGGTGACCACCTCGCCGGTGAGCCCGGTGCACGGGCCCTGCGCAGGGGTGGTCGAGCTGGGCGGGGCGGCCGTGGACGGCACCTGCGCCCCGGTGTCGCTGGTCTCCTCGGGCGATGCCAGCAGGACCCCGGCCAGGATGGCGACAGTGGCCGCCAGCGCGGCCCAGGCACCGCGCGGCAGCCGGTCCGCCAACCCGGTCCCCCATCGGGGAGCCTGGGCGGCGTTGGCCGCGCCGGGAGTCTTGGGTGTCCGGTCGAACCAGAACTCCTCCGGCAGGACGGGCTCGTCGAAGTCATGGGCGGAGCGGGTGTCGGCGACGAGCCGCAGATCCGGAAGAGTCTGGGGCAGGTCGACCCAAGCTTCGGCGTCGTCGTCTTCGTTGTCAGGTGGGTTGTGCGGGTACCTCGCCATTCATATCGCCTCGGATCGGTTGGTGCTCCGGGGCCTGCCCGCACCCCGGAGGGGTTGGGGCGCGGGCAGGTTCCCGTAGGGGTCTAGGAGCGGGCCGCGTGCTCGGAGTCCGGCGGTAGGAGAGCAGTCGGGTTCGTTCGGTTGCTCATACCGGCTCCGGGAAGTTGGCGCGAGTCAGACCGCCCTTGGGCAGCTGCAACTTGGTCAGCGGACGCCCGCGACGGAAGGCGTTCCAGGTGAGGACGAACAGCGCCAGGAACTCCCGATCGGAAGTCTTGATCTTGTTGGTTCTGATCCTGTCCAGCCGCTCGCGTAGCGCGAGGATCGGTGAATCGAGCGCCAGGCCCGCTCCGCTGAGCACACGGTCGAAGAACTCCGCGCAGTCGTCCGGGTCGATGTGGTGCAGCCGTACCGCGACCGCCGACGTCACCGACGGACGTGCCTTGATCCGCGTGATCCCCCGACTCGCATACACAGTGATGATCTCGACGTGGCGCGGGTTGCGCTCGGCCCACTCGACAACCCTGGGCGCCGACAACGCCGACACCCGGGTTTGATCACCGAACACGTTGCCGTCGAGCCACCGCTCGAGCACCCTGATAGTGCCCGCGATCAGCTGTGCTGTGGTGGCCGAACCGATGCCGCGCAGCTCCAGCTGATCGGCGGGGGTGCGTTTCACACCCTGGTCCATCGTGACTTGCGTATCCGAGCCCAGACCGACGACCACGAGCATCGAGAACGCCAGTCCGGTCCCGGCGGTACGGGCGAGCGCTTCGAGCCGGTGCTGCCCGTCGAGCAGGTTCCCCATACTGTCGAACTTGATGGCCTCACCGTTGAATTTCCAACGGCCCTCGATCATTTCGGCGTGATACTGCGCCACCTTCTGCTCACGGACCTTGCGGTTGTTGGTGTTGCGCCGCAGCCACTGCGTCGCGAGGTCCGCATCCACAGCAACGACCTCCGGGCGCAGCGTCGACTCCGGGTCCGGCGGTGTCTCGACGGGTGGATGGACTGGTTCCATGGCTATCCTTCGGGGGTCAGGAGATCGATGACGCGTTGCACCGCGTCGCGTGCGCGGACCAGATCACTCAAGTGCGAGCCAGCGATCTGGTCGGAGTTCTTTCCGAACCGGTCATCAGCAGCCAGGCGCGCGATCCGCGCCGTGTCCTTGGTCAAGGTGTAGGCGGCATCAAAGAACGCATCCGTGATCGGACGCCGACGAGGCGAGCGCGGCTCGTCCCCCCGCTGGCCCCCCGAATCCGGCTCCGACACAGCCGGTTTCGGCTGATAGGACTTGCCATCGATACCGGTCACTGCATCAGGTGCCCCAATTGGTCCACCTGTTTCGAGCTCACGCTGCACAGTGCCTTTACCCAGCCCGGTCGCGGCGGCGATCGCCCGGGTGCTCATGCCGATTTCGCGCATCGAGGCGACGACTTCGGAGCGTTCCTCGCGCGGTAGCCGCAACCGGGTGTTCCCGAATTCACGGGTGCAGTAGTCGTCCCACGAGTCGTAGCCCAGCACCGACCACGCCCGCGACACATACGCCTGTTTGACCAGCTCCCACACCGCCTCGACACCGACCCGGATCCGGTCGGTCAGATCACGAGCATCGACCGACGACAACCGAATCAGCGGGGAGCCCGGCGAGGTCATCGCCGCGCCCGGCTGGTATCCACGAGCCGCAAGAGCTGGCCCGGGTCGGTGACCACGGCCCCGGCAGCGATCCCGGCCAGATCCAGCTCTGGGGCGTAGCCGGGCGCAAGGCCCCCGGCCCAGACCGCTGCGCGGGCACCGTCGGTGTAACCCCACAACACGATCGGGGCATTCGTGGCGTTGCGGGCCGGGACCCGAGCTGGCGCACGGCCCAGATCGGCCATGACCTGCCCGGCCGCGCGACCGGCCAGGAAGGTGCCCAACGCGTCGATCCTCGGCAGCGGTGTAGTCGGTGCCAGGTCGGGGAAAGACTGCTCCACCTGCATCGCCCCCGTCCCCGAATGCGCGGTGGCGTCTCGGTCGCCGTCGTCGTGGCACACAGTGATCACGAACACTGCGATCACGGTGGCGATGATCACGATGAGCACAATCACCAAGACGCGGTAGCTTCTCATACCTTGCACCTGCCTTTATCGCGGTGACCGCGCGACAACGTCGGCCCCACGGTGGCGTGGGCGGCCACCGCCGCGCCCGGCAACAGGGGGACCAACGCCGGGCGCAGCCGCATCAGGGACACGGCCCTGCCCGAGGATCGGTGCGCTGTAGAAATCGGTCATGACGCCTCCGTAATTCGTTGGATCCTTATGTGACACAAGGGGGGTGGATTGTTGTGTGGCACCTGTCCTGCCCGGTGGAGGGGCCCCAGGCAGGACAGGGCATCTCGAACTGGAATTGAAGCGCGACCTCCGCCCCGCGAACGGCTCAGACATCGCAGCGCGTCCGGGACCGCGCGTTTCGGGGGACTGTGTGTTTTGCCCGGGGCCTGCCCGCACCCCGTGGAGGGGGCCGGGGTGCGGGCAGGGCTCCCCGCAGGGGTCATGGACGGCTCGCGTGCTCGCTGTGCTCACTCGCAGGCTGTGTCGGGGTAGGCGAGGTCGCCGGCCGACTCGTGAGGTCTTCGCCGAGCCGGGCCAGGACATCGCTGACCGCGAGGTGGGCGGTGGAGCGGTGATCGGCCTCGTACTCACGCCAGGACACGAGCGTGCCGCGCTGCCGATACGCGATGAGAGTGCGCCGACCAGCGCGCACGGGCACCACGAGGTCGAGCTCACCGTGATAGAGGTGCAACGGCATCGGCGGCTTCGTATGGCCAAGAGTCTCGAGCGCCAACACCCGCCGCCACCAGTGATCGTTCCAAGGATCCGCGCCTTTGGTCCAATGCGTCAGCGGTTGCGGGAACCGTTCTCGCAGTTCGACACCCGTGAGGTATTGCGCCTCGGCAACGGCTTGCACCCCGGCCTCGCTGAGTACGTGGCGCAGCGGGAGCTGGTCGTAGGCACGGGAGAGCCCGATCAGCGCGGGCAGTCCCAGGCCCGAACCCGCGCCCTCGCTGATCGCCGCAGCCACCGCGACGAGGTCGGAAACGACTGCCCCAGCGGCGATCCCGCGCAAGTCCACCTCGGGGGCGTACCAGGGCTGCAGTTCCCCAGCAGCGGCGGTGACCCGCCCTCCGTCGGCGTATCCCCACGCTACAACCGGAGCGACGGGCAGATCGAGGTTCGCGCCCCGATACACAGCCCGCGCGAGATCGAGCACCGCCCTGGCACCGTCGCGGGCGGCGAGGAAGGTGTGTGGTCCGGTGCCGACGCCGAGTCCTTGCCCGTCGGGGATGGCCACCAC encodes:
- a CDS encoding lipase family protein translates to MRSYRVLVIVLIVIIATVIAVFVITVCHDDGDRDATAHSGTGAMQVEQSFPDLAPTTPLPRIDALGTFLAGRAAGQVMADLGRAPARVPARNATNAPIVLWGYTDGARAAVWAGGLAPGYAPELDLAGIAAGAVVTDPGQLLRLVDTSRARR
- a CDS encoding lipase family protein, which produces MKFSDFYQTPILREGARPGDLVRTRPVFASQLAGAAGAWQVIYVTTGSRGQLLPASAIVLIPEATAAPGKTAILMYCPPFRGLAGVCAPSQMLATGTEPDTYAIEAALDRGWVVAIPDGQGLGVGTGPHTFLAARDGARAVLDLARAVYRGANLDLPVAPVVAWGYADGGRVTAAAGELQPWYAPEVDLRGIAAGAVVSDLVAVAAAISEGAGSGLGLPALIGLSRAYDQLPLRHVLSEAGVQAVAEAQYLTGVELRERFPQPLTHWTKGADPWNDHWWRRVLALETLGHTKPPMPLHLYHGELDLVVPVRAGRRTLIAYRQRGTLVSWREYEADHRSTAHLAVSDVLARLGEDLTSRPATSPTPTQPASEHSEHASRP